The following are from one region of the Rhodopirellula sp. P2 genome:
- a CDS encoding alpha/beta hydrolase, with amino-acid sequence MNTPKQSFHASEFGELACTVVDGSDEPWLPVILCHGYGAPGDDLVGLTDYLVSKLGDAAKAVRFVYPVAPGDLADQGMPGGRAWWPLNMASLQQLLQTSQFDQLHDQTPPGIDSASDQLVSTVRAVLSSMPADPPAGSNEQSGTAESPRPYVLGGFSQGAMVSMNAALTGDIPPPNVLVQFSGTLVCGPQWREAASKSGGGRLKTTRVLQSHGTLDQILPFSSAATLADTLHEEAEEWDFRAFQGPHTIEAGTLDELAEWILNLTDRK; translated from the coding sequence ATGAACACTCCCAAACAATCTTTTCACGCGTCCGAATTTGGTGAGCTCGCGTGCACCGTGGTCGATGGCTCGGATGAGCCCTGGTTACCGGTCATTCTCTGTCATGGTTACGGAGCCCCCGGCGACGACTTGGTCGGTTTGACGGATTACCTGGTCAGCAAACTGGGTGACGCCGCCAAAGCGGTTCGGTTTGTGTATCCCGTTGCACCCGGTGACTTGGCCGACCAGGGCATGCCGGGCGGTCGAGCGTGGTGGCCACTGAACATGGCATCGCTCCAGCAACTTTTGCAGACCTCCCAGTTTGACCAGTTGCACGACCAAACGCCTCCCGGAATCGATTCCGCCAGTGACCAATTGGTGTCGACAGTTCGTGCGGTCTTGAGCAGCATGCCAGCCGATCCGCCGGCTGGATCCAACGAGCAGTCAGGCACGGCTGAGTCGCCACGACCGTATGTCTTGGGCGGGTTTTCGCAAGGCGCGATGGTGAGCATGAACGCGGCGTTGACCGGCGACATCCCTCCCCCGAATGTTCTGGTGCAATTCTCCGGTACATTGGTGTGTGGCCCGCAGTGGCGCGAGGCAGCGTCGAAGTCAGGAGGCGGGCGTTTGAAAACGACGCGAGTTCTGCAGTCGCACGGAACGTTGGACCAAATCCTGCCGTTTTCGAGTGCTGCAACGTTGGCGGACACCTTGCACGAGGAAGCCGAGGAGTGGGACTTCCGCGCGTTTCAGGGACCGCACACCATCGAGGCGGGTACTCTGGATGAGTTGGCCGAATGGATTCTTAATTTGACGGATCGCAAGTGA
- a CDS encoding sigma-54-dependent Fis family transcriptional regulator, which translates to MTHTSVLSSFMPGLLGLVGNRATLRGGIVSQIQDRWQPTFWTGDRWSEAESLASQAVADDQTVTAEGFAAVGVQVAPGSDTTSASVACSAAAGSGGSAVSSSPELLPGVGSDAIVLSVDGRPAEASTLAMLATALGRFLWLQRNHQNDARRLWQTSKMLQHAAVWQQLDSDEKLLASMADCACEVLNCERATIFLWDKRTKKLIGRPATGIEGGVLEVEDNAGIVGEALHSGSPRWWSAGGTDEGRVNRRIDQAQNFTTRSLLAVPMVNARDQVIGVFEGINARPGDHRNESFDAADVRTLTELAMHASIAIDSYRTRTHLTETRDRLVEQAALSKPLIGNHHSIQEIRRNATKVAPTDLSVLVLGSNGTGKEVLAQHIHYQSERRNGPFVAVNCAALVETLLESELFGHEKGAFTDASDTRVGKFELANGGTLFLDEVGDMSAGGQAKLLRVLEEKVVVRVGGSRSIPVDVRVIAATNQPLQELISTKRFREDLFFRLNVVSLTLPPLSRRGEDVMELAEHFLVDFCRQIGRAVPTFAPCARDAMLSHDWPGNVRELRNTVERICYLTTTDVVRADDLMMSPSATRSTAVMPMMEDVDGNLNSATREFQIQHIERLIASCGGNMTEAAGKLGLHRSNLYRKMRQLGMPTSGS; encoded by the coding sequence ATGACGCACACCAGTGTCCTGTCATCGTTCATGCCCGGTCTGCTGGGGCTGGTTGGGAATCGGGCGACTTTGCGCGGCGGGATCGTCAGCCAAATTCAGGATCGCTGGCAGCCCACGTTTTGGACGGGTGATCGCTGGAGCGAGGCGGAATCTTTGGCCAGCCAAGCGGTGGCAGACGATCAAACCGTCACGGCCGAGGGCTTCGCGGCGGTGGGAGTTCAGGTTGCTCCGGGCAGCGACACGACGAGTGCGTCCGTGGCTTGCTCGGCTGCGGCTGGCTCGGGCGGATCTGCGGTTTCGTCGAGCCCAGAGCTTTTGCCCGGCGTCGGCAGCGATGCGATCGTGTTGTCGGTGGATGGCAGACCGGCTGAGGCCAGCACCCTGGCAATGCTGGCGACTGCCTTGGGCCGTTTTTTGTGGTTGCAACGCAATCATCAAAACGACGCTCGCCGGTTGTGGCAGACCTCCAAAATGTTGCAGCACGCGGCTGTGTGGCAGCAGCTGGACAGCGACGAGAAATTGCTGGCGTCCATGGCTGACTGCGCTTGCGAAGTGTTGAACTGCGAACGAGCCACCATCTTTCTATGGGACAAACGCACCAAGAAGCTGATCGGCCGGCCGGCGACCGGAATCGAAGGCGGTGTGCTCGAGGTCGAAGACAACGCGGGGATCGTCGGCGAAGCCTTGCACAGCGGCAGCCCTCGCTGGTGGTCGGCCGGGGGAACCGACGAAGGCCGCGTCAACCGACGAATCGATCAAGCTCAGAATTTCACGACACGGTCGTTGCTGGCCGTCCCGATGGTCAACGCTCGCGATCAAGTGATTGGCGTTTTTGAGGGCATCAACGCTCGACCCGGGGATCACCGCAACGAGAGCTTCGATGCAGCGGACGTTCGGACGCTGACCGAATTGGCGATGCACGCTTCGATTGCGATTGATTCCTATCGAACGCGAACGCATCTGACGGAAACGCGAGACCGGTTGGTCGAGCAGGCGGCCCTGTCCAAACCGCTGATTGGCAACCACCATTCCATCCAGGAGATCCGCCGCAACGCCACCAAGGTGGCGCCCACCGATCTCAGCGTTCTGGTGTTGGGCAGCAACGGAACGGGCAAAGAGGTGTTGGCCCAGCACATTCATTATCAGAGCGAACGTCGCAACGGACCGTTCGTCGCCGTCAACTGCGCGGCTTTGGTTGAGACGTTGCTGGAAAGCGAACTGTTTGGTCACGAGAAAGGTGCGTTCACGGACGCCTCGGACACTCGTGTTGGCAAGTTTGAACTGGCCAACGGCGGCACGTTGTTCTTGGACGAAGTCGGCGACATGAGCGCTGGCGGGCAAGCCAAGTTGCTGCGGGTTTTGGAAGAAAAGGTCGTGGTCCGCGTCGGTGGGTCTCGCTCGATCCCGGTGGATGTTCGCGTGATCGCGGCGACCAACCAACCGCTGCAGGAGCTGATTTCCACCAAACGCTTCCGCGAAGATTTGTTCTTCCGGTTGAATGTTGTTTCGCTGACATTGCCGCCGTTGTCGCGGCGGGGCGAAGACGTGATGGAGTTGGCCGAGCATTTCTTGGTTGACTTCTGCCGGCAAATTGGTCGAGCGGTGCCAACATTTGCTCCCTGTGCTCGCGACGCGATGCTGTCGCATGATTGGCCAGGCAATGTGCGGGAACTTCGCAACACGGTCGAACGAATTTGTTATCTGACAACAACCGATGTGGTTCGAGCGGATGATTTGATGATGTCGCCCTCGGCAACTCGTTCGACGGCGGTCATGCCGATGATGGAGGATGTGGACGGCAATTTGAACTCGGCCACGCGGGAGTTCCAGATTCAGCACATCGAGCGTTTGATTGCTTCTTGCGGCGGCAACATGACCGAAGCGGCTGGCAAGCTCGGGCTGCATCGATCCAACCTGTATCGCAAGATGCGTCAACTCGGAATGCCAACGTCCGGCTCGTGA
- a CDS encoding enoyl-ACP reductase FabI: protein MQFEGKKGLIIGVANDHSIAWAIAQEILKQGGKCGFTHLPDRADDEKRRNRRRVSKLTDLEDNAEFLLPMDANNDDDIRTVFEHTEKTFGKIDFLLHSIAFADRDDLGRETMHTSRAGFKLAMEASVFSLLAVTAAAEPIMNPGGSVLTMTYYGGEKCVPGYNVMGVCKAALDASMRYLAFDMGARGVRVNALSAGPIRTLAGRAAGVEEMLTMYEHMAPMGRNVTHEEVGKSGAFLLSDASSGISGEILHVDGGYNAMGSPGRLLDEIKKQTK from the coding sequence ATGCAATTCGAAGGTAAAAAAGGCCTGATCATCGGGGTCGCCAATGACCATTCGATCGCGTGGGCGATCGCTCAAGAAATCCTGAAACAAGGCGGCAAATGCGGTTTCACGCACCTTCCCGACCGAGCGGACGACGAAAAGCGACGCAATCGACGCCGTGTCTCCAAATTGACGGATCTGGAAGACAATGCCGAATTCCTCCTACCCATGGACGCGAATAACGACGACGACATCCGCACCGTTTTTGAGCACACCGAGAAAACCTTCGGAAAAATTGACTTCCTGCTGCATTCAATCGCCTTCGCAGACCGCGACGATTTGGGCCGCGAAACGATGCACACCTCGCGTGCCGGCTTCAAATTGGCCATGGAAGCCAGCGTTTTTTCACTGCTGGCCGTCACCGCCGCCGCGGAACCCATCATGAATCCGGGCGGTTCCGTGCTGACCATGACCTACTACGGCGGCGAAAAGTGCGTCCCCGGCTACAACGTCATGGGCGTCTGCAAAGCCGCTCTGGACGCCTCGATGCGTTACCTGGCGTTTGACATGGGTGCCCGCGGCGTCCGCGTCAACGCCCTGTCCGCCGGCCCCATCCGCACCCTGGCCGGACGTGCCGCGGGTGTCGAAGAAATGCTGACCATGTACGAACACATGGCACCGATGGGCCGCAACGTGACTCACGAAGAAGTCGGAAAATCCGGTGCGTTCCTGCTGAGCGATGCCAGCTCCGGAATCAGCGGCGAAATCCTGCACGTGGACGGTGGTTACAACGCCATGGGCAGCCCCGGACGCTTGCTCGACGAAATCAAAAAGCAAACCAAGTAG
- a CDS encoding thioredoxin family protein, with product MVRTASTMMPLGTVAPDFSLPETDGGTVSLADFKDHKALLVIFLCNHCPYVKHVAEQLKLLTDEYMQHGVGVVGINSNDIAKYADDDFDAMKAEKESRGYGFPYALDEDQSVAIAYGAACTPDFFLFDADHKLTYRGQLDASRPKSDLPVTGADLRAALDETIAGRSPKAEQRPSIGCNIKWKEGNEPTYFDPNGTA from the coding sequence ATGGTTCGCACCGCTTCGACGATGATGCCACTGGGCACTGTCGCCCCTGACTTTTCGCTGCCTGAAACCGATGGCGGAACGGTCTCGCTCGCCGACTTCAAGGACCACAAAGCCTTGCTGGTCATTTTCCTCTGCAACCACTGCCCGTACGTCAAACACGTCGCCGAGCAGCTCAAGTTGCTGACCGATGAGTACATGCAGCATGGAGTCGGCGTCGTCGGCATCAACAGCAATGACATTGCGAAATACGCCGACGATGACTTCGATGCCATGAAGGCTGAAAAGGAATCCCGTGGCTATGGGTTTCCGTATGCCTTGGACGAAGACCAATCGGTCGCCATCGCCTATGGAGCCGCTTGCACGCCGGACTTTTTCTTGTTCGACGCTGATCACAAACTGACCTATCGCGGCCAGCTCGATGCCAGCCGTCCCAAGTCTGACCTGCCGGTCACCGGCGCGGACCTGCGTGCGGCACTCGACGAAACCATCGCGGGCCGCTCGCCCAAAGCCGAGCAACGACCTTCGATCGGTTGCAACATCAAGTGGAAAGAAGGCAACGAGCCGACTTACTTCGATCCCAACGGCACCGCGTGA
- a CDS encoding glycerate kinase type-2 family protein, with protein sequence MTPGTLLNDAQAMFSHGVEAVLGDRLLIDAVSFDETAMAIAEHSIRKDSFERVVVVGAGKASAAMAAGLSQVIRSNLTTAGGEDFPVIGHVNVPAGCHRDLPGITIQEARPAGVNEPTIAAIEGTDRILQLVADAGPRDLVIGLISGGGSALLCRPSPGISLDDKLTVTRWLSSHGADIVALNTVRKHLSEVKGGGLLRANRAGQFLTLVLSDVLGDPLDLIASGPTVPDSSTAIDALGVLDRFDPDHQLPSLIREHLKRAADHPAPSVAAADHSTFVLGNNAVAVDAAGITAEALGYNHVMHCHRQSEGEAETVGRHLADLTLTMLQADPAVHRQDAFLSGGEPTVSLADASIRGIGGRNGQLVLAAYARLLELNLSDDQWSRLAILSGGTDGEDGPSDAAGGMIDGSVHRRITELGLDVHDAMRRNDSHSFLRQVGGLLLTGPTGTNVCDIRIALVDHPKHRRHQT encoded by the coding sequence ATGACTCCCGGTACGCTTTTGAACGACGCCCAAGCCATGTTCTCGCATGGCGTCGAAGCGGTTCTGGGAGACCGACTGCTCATCGATGCAGTCTCCTTCGACGAGACCGCCATGGCGATCGCTGAGCACTCGATTCGCAAAGACTCTTTCGAGCGTGTGGTGGTCGTCGGTGCCGGCAAAGCCTCTGCGGCCATGGCCGCAGGTTTGTCGCAAGTCATCCGGAGCAACTTGACCACCGCTGGCGGCGAAGACTTTCCTGTCATCGGGCATGTCAACGTGCCCGCAGGATGCCACCGCGACCTGCCCGGCATCACGATCCAAGAAGCTCGCCCGGCGGGAGTCAACGAGCCCACGATCGCCGCGATCGAAGGCACCGATCGGATCCTGCAACTGGTCGCCGACGCCGGACCTCGCGACCTGGTGATCGGCCTGATTTCGGGTGGCGGCAGTGCGCTGCTGTGTCGTCCATCGCCCGGCATCTCGCTCGATGACAAACTGACCGTCACACGTTGGCTCAGCTCGCACGGCGCCGACATCGTGGCCCTCAACACCGTCCGCAAACACCTCAGCGAAGTCAAAGGCGGTGGACTTCTGCGAGCCAACCGGGCCGGACAGTTTCTGACTTTGGTACTGTCGGATGTCCTCGGCGATCCGCTCGACCTGATCGCCTCCGGCCCCACCGTGCCCGACTCTTCCACGGCGATCGATGCCTTGGGCGTCTTGGACCGTTTTGATCCCGACCACCAACTTCCCAGCCTCATTCGCGAACACCTGAAGCGGGCCGCCGACCATCCTGCGCCCTCCGTCGCCGCTGCCGACCATTCCACGTTCGTGCTCGGCAACAACGCCGTCGCCGTTGACGCAGCGGGAATCACCGCGGAAGCCCTGGGTTACAACCATGTCATGCATTGCCATCGCCAATCTGAAGGCGAGGCGGAGACCGTGGGCCGGCATTTGGCAGACCTCACGCTCACGATGCTGCAAGCTGACCCGGCCGTGCACCGACAAGACGCCTTCCTGAGCGGCGGCGAACCCACCGTCTCACTCGCCGACGCGTCGATCCGAGGCATCGGAGGCCGCAACGGGCAACTGGTCCTGGCCGCCTACGCTCGACTCTTGGAACTGAATCTGTCCGACGACCAATGGTCTCGGCTAGCAATTCTTTCGGGCGGCACAGACGGCGAAGACGGCCCCAGCGACGCCGCGGGCGGCATGATCGACGGCAGCGTCCATCGGCGAATCACCGAGCTTGGACTCGACGTGCACGACGCCATGCGACGCAACGATTCCCACAGCTTCCTCCGGCAAGTCGGCGGCTTGCTTCTGACTGGCCCCACCGGCACCAACGTCTGCGACATCCGGATCGCTTTGGTGGACCATCCGAAACACCGCCGCCATCAAACCTGA
- a CDS encoding tyrosine-type recombinase/integrase: MLHSKGAVPKYRKHSSGQARVTINGRDYYLGPWKSQTSIRAYDRIIFEYLASGRSPNFGLESQELTVAMIMLDYVNYARSYYGDGKSSELHRIRAALKPVKQLYANSSAADFGPQQFKAVRQAMIDNGLSRPGINHHMQRIVRMFKWAASEGKIPASVFETLRLIPGLKSGRTEAPDTEPVLPVEESVVEATLPMLTPVVRDMVRVQLLIGCRPGEICKLTPGCIDRSEDVWVATVTEHKTKWHGHSRLLFIGPQAQSILEPYLDRGDDDCLFRPVDAVEQQRAERAAKRKTPNSCGNRRGRKYDRGGLRGQSSKKSPGIEYTTDSYRRAIHNACDKAFPAPEGLTTAEIKAWRSEHRWSPNRLRHTRGTVIRQQFGLEGAQVVLGHKNADVTQIYAERDIAKGIEIARKVG, encoded by the coding sequence ATGCTTCATTCAAAAGGTGCGGTCCCGAAGTACCGCAAACACTCCAGTGGACAAGCCCGAGTCACCATCAACGGGCGTGACTACTATCTCGGCCCTTGGAAAAGTCAGACGTCCATTCGGGCCTACGATCGGATCATTTTCGAGTACCTCGCGAGTGGGCGAAGTCCGAACTTTGGGCTGGAGTCCCAAGAGCTGACCGTCGCGATGATCATGCTGGATTACGTGAACTACGCTCGCAGCTACTACGGAGACGGCAAGTCATCCGAACTTCATCGGATCAGGGCTGCGTTGAAGCCGGTGAAGCAGTTGTACGCGAATTCGTCGGCAGCGGACTTTGGCCCTCAACAGTTCAAAGCGGTTCGCCAAGCAATGATCGACAATGGCCTTTCCAGGCCAGGCATCAATCACCACATGCAGCGCATCGTCCGGATGTTCAAATGGGCAGCCTCCGAAGGAAAGATTCCTGCATCAGTGTTCGAAACCCTGCGTCTGATCCCCGGATTGAAAAGCGGTCGCACTGAGGCTCCGGATACGGAGCCAGTTCTTCCTGTCGAGGAATCTGTCGTCGAAGCCACTCTTCCAATGCTCACGCCAGTCGTCAGGGACATGGTTCGCGTCCAATTGCTGATCGGTTGTCGGCCTGGCGAAATCTGCAAGCTCACGCCTGGATGCATTGATCGTTCCGAAGACGTTTGGGTGGCAACCGTCACGGAACACAAAACGAAGTGGCACGGGCACAGCCGACTTCTTTTCATCGGCCCTCAAGCACAATCGATCCTTGAACCCTACTTGGATCGTGGCGACGACGATTGCCTGTTCCGTCCCGTTGATGCAGTGGAACAGCAAAGGGCAGAACGTGCTGCGAAGCGGAAGACCCCCAACTCATGCGGGAATCGGCGTGGCCGGAAGTACGACCGAGGTGGGCTGCGAGGCCAATCCTCCAAGAAGTCTCCCGGCATTGAATACACGACTGACAGCTACCGACGTGCGATTCACAATGCGTGCGACAAAGCCTTCCCTGCCCCCGAAGGCCTGACTACTGCTGAAATCAAGGCGTGGCGGTCGGAACATCGCTGGAGCCCCAACCGATTGCGACACACTCGCGGAACGGTGATTCGCCAACAATTCGGACTGGAGGGAGCTCAAGTGGTGCTCGGTCACAAGAACGCAGATGTCACTCAGATCTACGCTGAGCGCGATATTGCTAAGGGAATCGAGATTGCTCGAAAGGTTGGCTAG
- a CDS encoding DUF1580 domain-containing protein gives MQSKKLLPLLDAIEQETGHRPHPSTAMRWCLKPNKHGNVLESWMIGGRRMTSIEAVRRYNVTVHRDHSTWWVDGYFLRRRRRARRTRLRSAACRRSSCR, from the coding sequence ATGCAATCAAAAAAGCTTCTTCCCTTGCTTGATGCAATTGAGCAAGAGACCGGTCACCGGCCCCATCCCAGCACCGCCATGCGTTGGTGCTTGAAACCCAACAAGCACGGCAACGTGCTGGAATCCTGGATGATTGGCGGTCGGCGAATGACTTCCATCGAAGCTGTTCGCCGCTACAACGTAACCGTTCACCGGGACCATTCGACCTGGTGGGTTGACGGCTATTTTTTGAGGCGTCGGCGGCGGGCGCGTCGGACTCGCTTGCGGTCGGCTGCTTGTCGACGTTCGTCTTGCCGGTAG
- the tnpC gene encoding IS66 family transposase translates to MDAKRSTNVQPPNDIESCHRIIASLKSQVEEQAHSVLELKSHNDKLEEKNIDLQLKVEKLLQQLFGRRSERRVDGDGQLFLDLGDEATPEVVSALEEAIREAEQVTQDAEEEKQKRRRKPPAKNDRKFPEHLPRIERIVDLPEARREGLKLIGYDEVETLEWIRPKLRVRVNKYAKYVQPIEKNRVEEGPAIISPERPTGLVAGDRFDASIGVEVIAWKYFYHLPFYRQQDLFAGSGWTPSRSTLANIETSVEFALRPLAEHLRSFLKTDACVGCDDTGVVLITPKVMPDLSNHPRADRVVEVLEKAIASGKPSIQANFWGYYASRLPVVGFDFTVSRHRDGPDDVLADYEGTLIGDCWSGFQKIDVRSDSRIKFAACWAHARRKIDECRSAFPIQVAKLESLIRMLYDIEDQIKTLDDAERLSRRQSLSRHVLGLIDEYLQSETMSSPKVLPKSNLGQAAAYVRRHWAALNRFTEDARVPIDNNDCEQLMKRVATGRKNWLFKGSLSAGERAANLMTIIGTAIRNELDVHAYLDDVLRRALAGETDWSALSPPAWRDSHPESICDYRQDERRQAADRKRVRRARRRRLKK, encoded by the coding sequence ATGGATGCGAAGCGATCAACGAACGTTCAACCGCCCAATGACATCGAGTCGTGTCACCGCATAATCGCAAGCCTAAAATCACAAGTCGAAGAGCAAGCCCACTCGGTACTCGAGCTGAAGAGCCACAATGACAAGCTCGAGGAAAAGAACATCGACCTCCAGCTGAAGGTCGAAAAACTGCTTCAGCAACTCTTTGGCAGGCGGAGTGAACGCCGTGTCGACGGCGACGGGCAGCTGTTTCTGGACCTCGGCGATGAAGCGACTCCTGAAGTGGTCAGTGCACTGGAAGAAGCCATTCGGGAAGCGGAACAGGTCACCCAAGACGCTGAGGAAGAAAAACAGAAACGACGCCGCAAGCCGCCCGCTAAGAATGATCGCAAGTTCCCCGAGCACCTGCCGCGAATTGAGCGGATCGTTGACCTTCCCGAAGCTCGACGTGAGGGATTGAAGCTGATCGGCTATGACGAGGTCGAAACGCTCGAGTGGATTCGGCCGAAACTTCGTGTTCGCGTCAACAAGTACGCCAAGTACGTTCAGCCAATTGAAAAGAATCGTGTCGAAGAAGGGCCGGCCATTATCAGCCCCGAGCGCCCTACCGGACTGGTCGCAGGGGATCGCTTCGACGCTTCGATCGGTGTCGAAGTCATCGCTTGGAAGTACTTCTATCACCTGCCGTTCTACCGTCAGCAAGACCTGTTCGCCGGCAGCGGCTGGACGCCCAGTCGTAGCACGCTGGCGAATATTGAAACCTCCGTCGAGTTCGCGCTACGCCCACTGGCCGAACACTTGCGGTCGTTTCTCAAGACAGATGCTTGCGTGGGCTGTGATGACACAGGCGTGGTGCTGATCACGCCCAAAGTGATGCCCGACTTATCGAATCATCCACGCGCAGACCGAGTTGTCGAAGTGCTTGAAAAGGCCATCGCCTCTGGCAAGCCAAGCATCCAAGCGAACTTCTGGGGCTACTACGCATCGCGTCTTCCGGTGGTCGGGTTCGACTTCACGGTCAGTCGTCACCGTGACGGCCCCGATGATGTGCTGGCGGATTACGAAGGAACGCTGATCGGCGACTGCTGGTCAGGCTTTCAAAAGATCGATGTGCGCAGCGACTCGCGAATCAAGTTCGCAGCGTGCTGGGCGCATGCGCGTCGCAAGATTGACGAGTGCCGCAGTGCGTTCCCGATCCAAGTGGCGAAGCTGGAATCACTGATCCGGATGCTTTACGACATCGAGGATCAAATCAAGACTCTCGATGACGCGGAGCGACTGTCGCGAAGGCAAAGCCTCTCGCGTCACGTACTGGGCTTGATCGACGAATACCTGCAAAGCGAAACAATGAGTTCGCCCAAGGTGCTTCCCAAAAGCAATCTTGGCCAAGCGGCAGCGTACGTGCGTCGACACTGGGCGGCACTGAATCGGTTCACCGAAGACGCTCGCGTTCCGATCGACAACAACGACTGCGAACAGTTGATGAAGCGAGTGGCGACAGGCCGCAAGAACTGGTTGTTCAAAGGCTCGCTGTCGGCAGGTGAGCGAGCGGCGAACTTGATGACGATTATCGGGACAGCGATTCGCAATGAATTGGACGTTCACGCCTATCTGGATGATGTGCTACGCCGAGCCCTGGCTGGCGAAACCGACTGGTCAGCGCTGAGCCCACCTGCCTGGAGAGACTCGCACCCGGAATCCATCTGCGACTACCGGCAAGACGAACGTCGACAAGCAGCCGACCGCAAGCGAGTCCGACGCGCCCGCCGCCGACGCCTCAAAAAATAG
- the tnpB gene encoding IS66 family insertion sequence element accessory protein TnpB (TnpB, as the term is used for proteins encoded by IS66 family insertion elements, is considered an accessory protein, since TnpC, encoded by a neighboring gene, is a DDE family transposase.) — MIGLPDYKVPGGTPIYLCTDPVDFRKGFDGLTGIVTTSLGKNVTDGSLFLFVNRKRDRIKALWWETGGLTLWYRRLEQGTVELPKPPIDQSHLTIDSVELAMWIAGVSLKSAKTRRKRMKVA; from the coding sequence ATGATCGGATTGCCCGATTACAAAGTTCCAGGGGGCACGCCGATCTATCTGTGCACCGACCCGGTCGACTTTCGAAAAGGCTTTGATGGCCTGACCGGAATCGTCACCACCTCGTTGGGCAAGAACGTCACCGATGGTTCGCTGTTTCTGTTTGTCAATCGAAAGCGAGACCGTATCAAAGCCCTCTGGTGGGAGACAGGTGGATTGACCTTGTGGTACAGACGGCTCGAGCAGGGAACCGTCGAGCTGCCAAAGCCTCCAATTGATCAATCGCATCTCACAATCGATTCGGTCGAGCTCGCGATGTGGATCGCTGGCGTGTCACTGAAATCGGCCAAGACAAGACGCAAGCGAATGAAAGTTGCTTGA
- the tnpA gene encoding IS66 family insertion sequence element accessory protein TnpA → MTRSETANLWTERLQRFEQAQMTVAQFCAAEGVSQPSFYNWKRKLRSPRDPEVPAVTKFVPVSFQATPDRTSAMANQASATIELPGGIRIRVEVPTDSQPNPSRTNQP, encoded by the coding sequence ATGACTCGATCCGAAACCGCGAATCTTTGGACGGAGCGTTTGCAACGATTTGAGCAAGCTCAGATGACGGTCGCTCAATTCTGTGCCGCCGAAGGTGTTTCGCAGCCTTCTTTCTACAACTGGAAACGCAAGCTACGTTCGCCACGGGATCCGGAAGTCCCCGCCGTTACCAAGTTCGTGCCCGTCTCGTTTCAAGCCACACCGGATCGCACCTCTGCCATGGCGAATCAAGCGAGCGCGACAATTGAACTTCCCGGTGGTATCCGTATTCGCGTCGAAGTGCCGACTGATTCTCAGCCGAACCCATCGCGGACGAATCAGCCATGA